A region of Thermobifida halotolerans DNA encodes the following proteins:
- a CDS encoding CRISPR-associated helicase/endonuclease Cas3 has translation MASDDSLSPWPGGLSDAARSVWAKHDRDMGGWLPLWRHMADSAAVAGRLWDEWLPRQVRRLVADALPDGAADARRLAVWLAATHDVGKATPAFACQVEELAGTMRRAGLDMPLYKQMPDRKYAPHGLAGQVLLQQWLTERHGWSKRETLPFTIVAGGHHGVPPTQADISNLTRYPDLLRTPRCEDVWRGVQDELLDTAAAVCGVAERLGEWRQTRLPQPVQVVLTALVIVADWIASNPDLFPYFPDGCATDPERIDTAWSRLDLPRPWQAVEPEEEPAALFAARFDLPPGAAVRPTQEEAVRLAREMPAPGLMIIEAPMGEGKTEAALAVAEIFAARSGAGGCFIALPTMATGNAMFPRMLDWLGRLPDQRAEPGAHSVFLAHSKAALNEKYTELARQGPTRIADVDRDGAEDEWRYQADERVASAELVAHHWLRGRKKGMLSSFVAGTIDQLLFAGLKSRHLALRHLAVAGKVVVIDEAHAYDTYMNSYLDRVLSWLGAYGVPVAVLSATLPARRRRELVEAYTGSTVTDTDLAQVEKADGYPLLTGAAPQAAPRMSLPAASGRGIDVRVERLDDDLDVLADRLDEELGEGGCVLVVRNTVDRAHQAAQRLRQRFGSDHVTVAHARFVDLDRVENDAALLATFGPPEKVAEAGGKRPGKHIVVASQVVEQSLDVDFDLLVSDLAPVDLLLQRMGRLHRHQRGEEQSERPARLRTARCLVTGVNWTAEVPEPVRGSRLVYRDYPLLRSLAVLEPHFAGTAQTGGTVRLPDAISPLVQAAYGSESVGPATWQEALEKARYDHEVHQSEQRVKAEDFLLDKVKKPGRALTGWVDAGVGDADDTRKGAAQVRDSRESLEVLVVQRRVDGVLTTLPWLSKNRGGLELPTDAVPPAWLARTVAASALRLPYQFGFPKVLDQAIAELEAECVPAWQTKESHWLAGELILILDENCRSRLAGYGLRYTRTDGLEVHRDN, from the coding sequence ATGGCTTCCGATGACTCTCTGTCGCCTTGGCCGGGCGGACTGTCTGATGCCGCGCGGTCGGTATGGGCCAAGCACGACCGCGACATGGGCGGTTGGCTGCCGCTGTGGCGGCACATGGCTGACAGCGCCGCTGTGGCGGGGCGGCTGTGGGATGAATGGCTACCCCGTCAGGTGCGGCGACTGGTCGCCGACGCGCTCCCGGACGGTGCTGCTGATGCCCGGCGGTTGGCGGTGTGGCTGGCCGCGACCCACGACGTCGGGAAAGCCACCCCCGCGTTCGCCTGTCAGGTGGAGGAACTCGCCGGCACCATGCGCCGCGCCGGGCTGGACATGCCGCTGTACAAGCAGATGCCCGACCGCAAGTACGCCCCTCACGGCTTGGCCGGGCAGGTGCTGCTCCAGCAGTGGCTCACCGAACGGCACGGCTGGTCCAAGCGGGAGACCCTCCCGTTCACGATCGTCGCGGGCGGCCACCACGGGGTGCCGCCAACCCAGGCCGACATCAGCAACCTCACCCGGTACCCGGATCTGCTGCGCACGCCCCGCTGCGAGGACGTGTGGCGCGGTGTGCAGGACGAACTGCTCGACACCGCCGCCGCGGTCTGCGGGGTGGCGGAGCGGTTGGGCGAGTGGCGGCAGACCAGGCTGCCGCAGCCGGTGCAGGTGGTGCTGACAGCGCTGGTCATCGTCGCTGACTGGATCGCCAGTAACCCCGATCTCTTCCCCTACTTTCCCGACGGGTGCGCCACCGATCCCGAACGCATCGACACGGCCTGGAGCCGGTTGGACCTGCCCCGCCCCTGGCAGGCGGTGGAACCCGAGGAGGAGCCCGCGGCTCTGTTCGCCGCGCGCTTCGACCTGCCACCGGGAGCGGCGGTCCGCCCGACCCAGGAAGAAGCCGTGCGTCTGGCACGCGAGATGCCCGCCCCAGGGCTGATGATCATCGAGGCGCCGATGGGGGAAGGCAAGACCGAGGCCGCACTCGCCGTCGCCGAAATTTTCGCCGCCCGCTCCGGCGCTGGGGGCTGCTTCATCGCTCTGCCCACGATGGCCACCGGAAACGCCATGTTCCCGCGCATGCTCGACTGGCTGGGCCGTCTCCCCGACCAACGGGCCGAGCCAGGAGCGCACTCGGTGTTTTTGGCCCACTCCAAGGCCGCCCTGAACGAAAAGTACACCGAGCTGGCACGCCAGGGCCCCACCCGGATCGCCGACGTCGACCGCGACGGTGCGGAAGACGAGTGGCGATATCAAGCGGACGAACGGGTCGCCTCGGCGGAACTGGTCGCCCACCACTGGTTGCGCGGCCGGAAGAAAGGCATGCTGTCCTCGTTCGTGGCCGGCACGATCGACCAGCTGCTGTTCGCTGGACTGAAGAGCCGCCACCTGGCGCTGCGCCACCTCGCCGTGGCGGGCAAGGTGGTGGTGATCGACGAGGCGCACGCCTACGACACCTACATGAACTCCTACCTCGACCGGGTGCTGTCCTGGCTGGGTGCCTACGGCGTGCCGGTGGCGGTGCTCTCGGCGACCTTGCCCGCCCGTCGCCGCCGTGAACTCGTCGAGGCCTACACCGGTTCCACGGTTACCGACACCGATCTCGCTCAGGTGGAGAAGGCCGACGGCTATCCGCTGCTCACCGGCGCCGCTCCACAAGCGGCTCCGCGTATGTCTCTTCCCGCGGCCTCGGGGCGTGGCATCGACGTGCGCGTGGAGCGCCTGGACGACGACCTGGACGTGCTGGCCGACCGGCTGGACGAGGAACTCGGGGAAGGCGGTTGTGTCCTGGTCGTGCGCAACACGGTCGACCGGGCCCACCAGGCCGCCCAGCGCCTGCGTCAGCGCTTCGGCAGTGACCATGTGACCGTCGCCCACGCCCGTTTTGTGGACCTGGACCGGGTGGAGAACGACGCTGCACTGCTGGCCACGTTCGGCCCTCCGGAGAAGGTCGCGGAGGCCGGCGGAAAGCGCCCCGGAAAGCACATCGTGGTCGCCAGCCAGGTGGTGGAACAGTCCCTCGACGTCGACTTCGACCTGCTGGTGAGTGACCTCGCGCCGGTCGACCTGCTGCTGCAGCGAATGGGACGCCTGCACCGCCACCAGCGCGGCGAGGAGCAGAGCGAGCGTCCGGCGCGGCTGCGCACCGCACGATGCCTGGTCACTGGAGTCAACTGGACGGCGGAGGTCCCCGAACCGGTCCGAGGGTCCCGTCTGGTCTACCGGGACTATCCGCTGCTGCGCTCCCTTGCGGTGCTGGAACCCCACTTCGCGGGAACCGCTCAGACAGGAGGCACGGTCCGGCTGCCCGATGCCATCAGCCCGCTGGTGCAGGCGGCCTACGGCTCCGAATCGGTCGGCCCCGCCACATGGCAGGAAGCCTTGGAGAAGGCCCGGTACGACCACGAGGTTCACCAGTCCGAACAGCGCGTCAAAGCCGAGGACTTCCTGCTCGACAAGGTGAAGAAGCCCGGCAGAGCCCTGACCGGGTGGGTGGACGCCGGGGTGGGCGACGCCGACGACACGCGCAAGGGCGCGGCGCAGGTCCGCGACAGCCGCGAGAGCCTGGAGGTCCTGGTCGTTCAGCGGCGCGTCGACGGTGTGTTGACCACCCTCCCGTGGCTGAGCAAGAACCGCGGCGGCCTGGAACTGCCCACCGACGCGGTGCCCCCCGCCTGGCTCGCGCGCACTGTCGCCGCGTCGGCCCTGCGCCTGCCCTACCAGTTCGGCTTCCCCAAAGTCCTCGATCAAGCCATCGCCGAACTCGAAGCCGAATGCGTCCCGGCGTGGCAGACCAAGGAATCGCACTGGCTGGCAGGGGAGCTGATCCTGATCCTGGACGAGAACTGTCGTAGCCGCCTGGCAGGCTACGGCCTCCGCTACACCCGCACCGACGGTCTTGAGGTCCACCGTGACAACTGA
- the casA gene encoding type I-E CRISPR-associated protein Cse1/CasA, with protein sequence MTTETSHLSFDLVTRPWLPVQYRDGSQSELSLLEVFEQAPRLRRLVGDVPTQEFALVRLLLAVLHDAIDGPEDSDEWSELWTEAEEEQELPVDRIADYLEQHRDRFDLLHPTTPFFQVADLHTAKNEIFSLDRIVADVPNGAPFFTMRARGVDRIGFAEAARWVVHAHAYDVSGIKSGAVGDPRVKGGKGYPQGVGWAGNLGGILVDGTNLYETLLLNLVAFDTDNLRVTPDDRPAWRHTPTTAAPTDAKELAGRPQGLRDLYTWQSRRIRLHYDAGGVYGALLTYGDPLPARNMHNREPMTSWRRSPAQEKKLGLAQVYLPREHDPARSAWRGLGALVTGQVHGAEQRGEAATVVRPRILDWVARLVNEEFLPKDYLIRARLIGAFYGTQQSVIDEIVDDQVAMAVVLLHERDSGLGHTAVRAVEDAEAAVTVLGNLATALAEAAGAEPETPRATARDLGFGALDGPFRAWLSTLTPGVDAAERRSAWQQQTHRIISGLGRQLVHEAGEAAWTGRVVEIKSGNSVWLNASHADLRFRTELKKRLSMSSTEQTGEAAA encoded by the coding sequence GTGACAACTGAAACCTCTCACCTCTCCTTCGACCTGGTCACGCGGCCGTGGCTTCCGGTGCAGTACCGGGACGGTTCCCAGAGTGAACTGTCGCTGCTGGAGGTCTTCGAGCAGGCGCCGCGCCTGCGTCGTCTCGTCGGGGACGTCCCCACCCAGGAGTTCGCGCTGGTGCGGCTGCTGCTGGCGGTCCTGCACGACGCGATCGACGGGCCCGAGGACTCCGACGAGTGGTCCGAGTTGTGGACGGAGGCCGAGGAAGAACAGGAACTGCCGGTCGACCGGATCGCGGACTACCTGGAGCAGCACCGCGACCGCTTCGACCTGCTGCACCCCACCACCCCGTTCTTCCAGGTCGCTGACCTGCACACCGCGAAGAACGAGATCTTCTCGCTGGACCGGATCGTCGCCGACGTCCCCAACGGGGCGCCGTTCTTCACCATGCGGGCCCGCGGTGTGGACCGCATCGGTTTCGCCGAGGCCGCACGCTGGGTGGTGCACGCCCACGCCTACGACGTCTCCGGCATCAAGTCCGGCGCCGTGGGCGACCCCCGCGTCAAGGGCGGCAAGGGCTACCCGCAGGGGGTGGGCTGGGCCGGAAACCTCGGCGGCATCCTGGTCGACGGCACGAACCTGTACGAGACGCTGCTGCTCAACCTCGTCGCCTTCGACACCGACAACCTCAGAGTCACCCCGGACGACCGTCCCGCCTGGCGGCACACACCCACCACCGCCGCCCCCACCGACGCCAAGGAACTGGCAGGCCGCCCGCAGGGCCTGCGCGACCTCTACACCTGGCAGAGCCGCCGCATCCGGCTGCACTACGACGCCGGCGGCGTGTACGGGGCACTGCTCACCTACGGCGACCCGCTGCCCGCGCGCAACATGCACAACCGCGAACCGATGACCTCATGGCGGCGCAGCCCGGCCCAGGAGAAGAAACTCGGACTGGCACAGGTCTACCTGCCACGCGAGCACGATCCGGCCCGCAGCGCCTGGCGTGGCCTGGGCGCGCTGGTAACGGGTCAGGTACACGGAGCCGAGCAGCGCGGTGAGGCCGCCACCGTCGTGCGGCCGCGCATCCTCGACTGGGTGGCCCGCCTCGTCAACGAGGAGTTCCTCCCCAAGGACTACCTCATCCGTGCCCGGCTCATCGGCGCCTTCTACGGCACCCAGCAGTCCGTCATCGACGAGATCGTCGACGACCAGGTGGCCATGGCCGTGGTGCTGCTGCACGAACGCGACAGCGGACTCGGACACACCGCAGTCAGAGCCGTCGAGGATGCCGAAGCCGCGGTCACCGTCCTGGGGAACCTCGCCACCGCGCTGGCCGAAGCCGCCGGAGCCGAACCCGAAACGCCTCGCGCCACGGCACGCGACCTCGGGTTCGGCGCACTCGACGGCCCCTTCCGCGCCTGGTTGAGCACCCTCACCCCTGGAGTTGACGCCGCCGAACGCCGTAGCGCCTGGCAGCAGCAGACCCATCGCATCATCAGCGGCCTCGGCCGGCAGTTGGTGCACGAGGCGGGGGAAGCGGCTTGGACCGGGCGGGTTGTCGAGATCAAGAGCGGCAACTCCGTCTGGCTCAACGCCTCCCATGCCGACCTGCGGTTCCGTACCGAACTGAAGAAGAGGCTCTCCATGTCCAGCACCGAGCAGACAGGCGAGGCAGCAGCGTGA
- the casB gene encoding type I-E CRISPR-associated protein Cse2/CasB, which yields MTTTDTTRTSLTWVGTFVDQRVREIQEGYRQDRPDAVAALARLRRGAGRTIEEAPDLWGLALDDRFYENAPRIGEEEMSRAENAAHIALTLYAVHQQSRRDDRMHQRGRGLGEAVRRLMPPGEIEEPLRRRFVQAGSATTVHVLAYRLREIVTLLRRDAIPLDYGLLADQIHQFRTPEGAKKVRAAWGRGFHAYRPKATQNPAPGTGTSTDTTDKDHS from the coding sequence GTGACCACCACCGACACCACGCGGACATCCCTGACCTGGGTGGGGACGTTCGTCGATCAGCGCGTCCGAGAAATCCAGGAAGGCTACCGCCAAGACCGCCCCGATGCCGTGGCGGCCTTGGCCCGACTGCGGCGAGGCGCGGGCAGGACCATCGAGGAAGCCCCCGACCTGTGGGGACTCGCCCTGGACGACCGGTTCTACGAAAACGCCCCCCGCATCGGTGAGGAGGAGATGAGCCGCGCCGAGAACGCCGCGCACATCGCCCTCACCCTCTATGCGGTCCATCAGCAGTCACGCCGCGACGACCGCATGCACCAGCGCGGCCGCGGCCTGGGCGAAGCCGTGCGCAGACTCATGCCTCCCGGCGAGATCGAGGAGCCGCTGCGCCGACGCTTCGTACAGGCGGGCAGCGCCACCACTGTCCACGTTCTCGCCTACCGGCTGCGCGAAATCGTCACACTGCTGCGCCGCGACGCCATCCCACTCGACTACGGACTGCTCGCCGACCAGATCCACCAGTTCCGAACCCCAGAGGGGGCGAAGAAGGTCCGCGCCGCATGGGGACGCGGATTCCACGCCTACCGGCCCAAGGCCACCCAAAACCCCGCACCGGGCACCGGCACCTCCACCGACACGACCGACAAGGACCACTCATGA